Proteins from a single region of Oncorhynchus keta strain PuntledgeMale-10-30-2019 chromosome 20, Oket_V2, whole genome shotgun sequence:
- the fam221a gene encoding protein FAM221A isoform X5, whose protein sequence is MERICLDKTASKAVDDYLEYRRIVGEDDGDRLFSPEEYEEYKRAVFPQRLHNRLYVSFGVPGGIDCKLIGPETPCFCTHRYKQHQTDFEEVPSERPIALPCRVQGCQCLAFQYVHLNGSQPVRCRCKHSAYDHSETSEHLCGKCSSCSGFQSPYSCGCGQPSFAHQTLVETKAEREARGCPVGRDVPYAAMGGLTGFSSLADGYLRLDDSGAELSRSMCLRKPQDQQQPPDIQMKAEKMAVKQKASSSRGRPSTKPASLPSTKPTTSLCSKQPTKQPTK, encoded by the exons ATGGAGAGAATATGTCTTGACAAGACTGCATCTAAGGCAGTGGACGACTATCTGGAGTACAGGAG GATCGTGGGTGAAGACGATGGCGACAGACTATTCTCCCCAGAGGAATATGAAGAGTACAAGAGAGCAGTGTTTCCCCAGAGACTACACAACAGGCTGTATGTGAGCTTTGGAGTGCCAGGGGGAATAGACTGTAAACTCATCGGCCCAGAGACACCTTGCTTCTGCACACACAG GTACAAACAGCATCAGACAGACTTTGAGGAGGTTCCTTCGGAGCGCCCGATAGCACTACCATGCCGAGTTCAAGGGTGTCAGTGTTTGGCCTTTCAGTACGTGCACCTGAACGGGTCGCAGCCTGTACGTTGCAGGTGCAAACACTCTGCCTACGACCACAGTGAGACCTCAGAACACCTCTGTGGGAAAT GCTCATCCTGCTCTGGGTTCCAGAGCCCCTACAGCTGTGGGTGTGGCCAGCCTAGCTTCGCCCACCAGACGCTGGTGGAGACGAAGGCAGAACGGGAGGCCCGGGGTTGTCCGGTGGGCAGAGACGTTCCATACGCAGCCATGGGGGGTCTGACAGGGTTCAGCTCCCTGGCTGACGGGTACCTGAGACTGGACGATAGCGGGGCAG AGCTTTCCAGGAGCATGTGTTTGAGAAAGCCTCAGGACCAGCAGCAGCCTCCGGACATACAG ATGAAGGCTGAGAAAATGGCAGTCAAACAGAAGGCATCATCATCAAGAGGAAGACCATCCACCAAACCAGCCAGCCTACCATCCACCAAACCAACCACCTCCCTATGCAGTAAGCAacctaccaaacagcctaccaAATAA
- the fam221a gene encoding protein FAM221A isoform X1 has translation MERICLDKTASKAVDDYLEYRRIVGEDDGDRLFSPEEYEEYKRAVFPQRLHNRLYVSFGVPGGIDCKLIGPETPCFCTHRYKQHQTDFEEVPSERPIALPCRVQGCQCLAFQYVHLNGSQPVRCRCKHSAYDHSETSEHLCGKCSSCSGFQSPYSCGCGQPSFAHQTLVETKAEREARGCPVGRDVPYAAMGGLTGFSSLADGYLRLDDSGAGAPHLSVLLSQQPRAFQEHVFEKASGPAAASGHTEESSVTSVTRALSDLSTREEEDMAYLERRYQDRMKAEKMAVKQKASSSRGRPSTKPASLPSTKPTTSLCSKQPTKQPTK, from the exons ATGGAGAGAATATGTCTTGACAAGACTGCATCTAAGGCAGTGGACGACTATCTGGAGTACAGGAG GATCGTGGGTGAAGACGATGGCGACAGACTATTCTCCCCAGAGGAATATGAAGAGTACAAGAGAGCAGTGTTTCCCCAGAGACTACACAACAGGCTGTATGTGAGCTTTGGAGTGCCAGGGGGAATAGACTGTAAACTCATCGGCCCAGAGACACCTTGCTTCTGCACACACAG GTACAAACAGCATCAGACAGACTTTGAGGAGGTTCCTTCGGAGCGCCCGATAGCACTACCATGCCGAGTTCAAGGGTGTCAGTGTTTGGCCTTTCAGTACGTGCACCTGAACGGGTCGCAGCCTGTACGTTGCAGGTGCAAACACTCTGCCTACGACCACAGTGAGACCTCAGAACACCTCTGTGGGAAAT GCTCATCCTGCTCTGGGTTCCAGAGCCCCTACAGCTGTGGGTGTGGCCAGCCTAGCTTCGCCCACCAGACGCTGGTGGAGACGAAGGCAGAACGGGAGGCCCGGGGTTGTCCGGTGGGCAGAGACGTTCCATACGCAGCCATGGGGGGTCTGACAGGGTTCAGCTCCCTGGCTGACGGGTACCTGAGACTGGACGATAGCGGGGCAG GTGCCCCTCAcctgtctgttctgttgtctcAACAACCAAGAGCTTTCCAGGAGCATGTGTTTGAGAAAGCCTCAGGACCAGCAGCAGCCTCCGGACATACAG AGGAGAGTTCAGTGACGTCCGTGACCAGGGCTCTGTCTGACCTCAGCACCAGAGAGGAAGAAGACATGGCGTACTTGGAGAGACGCTACCAGGACAGG ATGAAGGCTGAGAAAATGGCAGTCAAACAGAAGGCATCATCATCAAGAGGAAGACCATCCACCAAACCAGCCAGCCTACCATCCACCAAACCAACCACCTCCCTATGCAGTAAGCAacctaccaaacagcctaccaAATAA
- the fam221a gene encoding protein FAM221A isoform X2, whose translation MERICLDKTASKAVDDYLEYRRIVGEDDGDRLFSPEEYEEYKRAVFPQRLHNRLYVSFGVPGGIDCKLIGPETPCFCTHRYKQHQTDFEEVPSERPIALPCRVQGCQCLAFQYVHLNGSQPVRCRCKHSAYDHSETSEHLCGKCSSCSGFQSPYSCGCGQPSFAHQTLVETKAEREARGCPVGRDVPYAAMGGLTGFSSLADGYLRLDDSGAGAPHLSVLLSQQPRAFQEHVFEKASGPAAASGHTEESSVTSVTRALSDLSTREEEDMAYLERRYQDRMKAEKMAVKQKASSSRGRPSTKPASLPSTKPTTSLCMLKE comes from the exons ATGGAGAGAATATGTCTTGACAAGACTGCATCTAAGGCAGTGGACGACTATCTGGAGTACAGGAG GATCGTGGGTGAAGACGATGGCGACAGACTATTCTCCCCAGAGGAATATGAAGAGTACAAGAGAGCAGTGTTTCCCCAGAGACTACACAACAGGCTGTATGTGAGCTTTGGAGTGCCAGGGGGAATAGACTGTAAACTCATCGGCCCAGAGACACCTTGCTTCTGCACACACAG GTACAAACAGCATCAGACAGACTTTGAGGAGGTTCCTTCGGAGCGCCCGATAGCACTACCATGCCGAGTTCAAGGGTGTCAGTGTTTGGCCTTTCAGTACGTGCACCTGAACGGGTCGCAGCCTGTACGTTGCAGGTGCAAACACTCTGCCTACGACCACAGTGAGACCTCAGAACACCTCTGTGGGAAAT GCTCATCCTGCTCTGGGTTCCAGAGCCCCTACAGCTGTGGGTGTGGCCAGCCTAGCTTCGCCCACCAGACGCTGGTGGAGACGAAGGCAGAACGGGAGGCCCGGGGTTGTCCGGTGGGCAGAGACGTTCCATACGCAGCCATGGGGGGTCTGACAGGGTTCAGCTCCCTGGCTGACGGGTACCTGAGACTGGACGATAGCGGGGCAG GTGCCCCTCAcctgtctgttctgttgtctcAACAACCAAGAGCTTTCCAGGAGCATGTGTTTGAGAAAGCCTCAGGACCAGCAGCAGCCTCCGGACATACAG AGGAGAGTTCAGTGACGTCCGTGACCAGGGCTCTGTCTGACCTCAGCACCAGAGAGGAAGAAGACATGGCGTACTTGGAGAGACGCTACCAGGACAGG ATGAAGGCTGAGAAAATGGCAGTCAAACAGAAGGCATCATCATCAAGAGGAAGACCATCCACCAAACCAGCCAGCCTACCATCCACCAAACCAACCACCTCCCTATGCA
- the fam221a gene encoding protein FAM221A isoform X3: protein MERICLDKTASKAVDDYLEYRRIVGEDDGDRLFSPEEYEEYKRAVFPQRLHNRLYVSFGVPGGIDCKLIGPETPCFCTHRYKQHQTDFEEVPSERPIALPCRVQGCQCLAFQYVHLNGSQPVRCRCKHSAYDHSETSEHLCGKCSSCSGFQSPYSCGCGQPSFAHQTLVETKAEREARGCPVGRDVPYAAMGGLTGFSSLADGYLRLDDSGAGAPHLSVLLSQQPRAFQEHVFEKASGPAAASGHTEESSVTSVTRALSDLSTREEEDMAYLERRYQDRMKAEKMAVKQKASSSRGRPSTKPASLPSTKPTTSLCRPEP, encoded by the exons ATGGAGAGAATATGTCTTGACAAGACTGCATCTAAGGCAGTGGACGACTATCTGGAGTACAGGAG GATCGTGGGTGAAGACGATGGCGACAGACTATTCTCCCCAGAGGAATATGAAGAGTACAAGAGAGCAGTGTTTCCCCAGAGACTACACAACAGGCTGTATGTGAGCTTTGGAGTGCCAGGGGGAATAGACTGTAAACTCATCGGCCCAGAGACACCTTGCTTCTGCACACACAG GTACAAACAGCATCAGACAGACTTTGAGGAGGTTCCTTCGGAGCGCCCGATAGCACTACCATGCCGAGTTCAAGGGTGTCAGTGTTTGGCCTTTCAGTACGTGCACCTGAACGGGTCGCAGCCTGTACGTTGCAGGTGCAAACACTCTGCCTACGACCACAGTGAGACCTCAGAACACCTCTGTGGGAAAT GCTCATCCTGCTCTGGGTTCCAGAGCCCCTACAGCTGTGGGTGTGGCCAGCCTAGCTTCGCCCACCAGACGCTGGTGGAGACGAAGGCAGAACGGGAGGCCCGGGGTTGTCCGGTGGGCAGAGACGTTCCATACGCAGCCATGGGGGGTCTGACAGGGTTCAGCTCCCTGGCTGACGGGTACCTGAGACTGGACGATAGCGGGGCAG GTGCCCCTCAcctgtctgttctgttgtctcAACAACCAAGAGCTTTCCAGGAGCATGTGTTTGAGAAAGCCTCAGGACCAGCAGCAGCCTCCGGACATACAG AGGAGAGTTCAGTGACGTCCGTGACCAGGGCTCTGTCTGACCTCAGCACCAGAGAGGAAGAAGACATGGCGTACTTGGAGAGACGCTACCAGGACAGG ATGAAGGCTGAGAAAATGGCAGTCAAACAGAAGGCATCATCATCAAGAGGAAGACCATCCACCAAACCAGCCAGCCTACCATCCACCAAACCAACCACCTCCCTATGCA
- the fam221a gene encoding protein FAM221A isoform X6: protein MERICLDKTASKAVDDYLEYRRIVGEDDGDRLFSPEEYEEYKRAVFPQRLHNRLYVSFGVPGGIDCKLIGPETPCFCTHRYKQHQTDFEEVPSERPIALPCRVQGCQCLAFQYVHLNGSQPVRCRCKHSAYDHSETSEHLCGKCSSCSGFQSPYSCGCGQPSFAHQTLVETKAEREARGCPVGRDVPYAAMGGLTGFSSLADGYLRLDDSGAGAPHLSVLLSQQPRAFQEHVFEKASGPAAASGHTDEG from the exons ATGGAGAGAATATGTCTTGACAAGACTGCATCTAAGGCAGTGGACGACTATCTGGAGTACAGGAG GATCGTGGGTGAAGACGATGGCGACAGACTATTCTCCCCAGAGGAATATGAAGAGTACAAGAGAGCAGTGTTTCCCCAGAGACTACACAACAGGCTGTATGTGAGCTTTGGAGTGCCAGGGGGAATAGACTGTAAACTCATCGGCCCAGAGACACCTTGCTTCTGCACACACAG GTACAAACAGCATCAGACAGACTTTGAGGAGGTTCCTTCGGAGCGCCCGATAGCACTACCATGCCGAGTTCAAGGGTGTCAGTGTTTGGCCTTTCAGTACGTGCACCTGAACGGGTCGCAGCCTGTACGTTGCAGGTGCAAACACTCTGCCTACGACCACAGTGAGACCTCAGAACACCTCTGTGGGAAAT GCTCATCCTGCTCTGGGTTCCAGAGCCCCTACAGCTGTGGGTGTGGCCAGCCTAGCTTCGCCCACCAGACGCTGGTGGAGACGAAGGCAGAACGGGAGGCCCGGGGTTGTCCGGTGGGCAGAGACGTTCCATACGCAGCCATGGGGGGTCTGACAGGGTTCAGCTCCCTGGCTGACGGGTACCTGAGACTGGACGATAGCGGGGCAG GTGCCCCTCAcctgtctgttctgttgtctcAACAACCAAGAGCTTTCCAGGAGCATGTGTTTGAGAAAGCCTCAGGACCAGCAGCAGCCTCCGGACATACAG ATGAAGGCTGA
- the fam221a gene encoding protein FAM221A isoform X4 encodes MERICLDKTASKAVDDYLEYRRIVGEDDGDRLFSPEEYEEYKRAVFPQRLHNRLYVSFGVPGGIDCKLIGPETPCFCTHRYKQHQTDFEEVPSERPIALPCRVQGCQCLAFQYVHLNGSQPVRCRCKHSAYDHSETSEHLCGKCSSCSGFQSPYSCGCGQPSFAHQTLVETKAEREARGCPVGRDVPYAAMGGLTGFSSLADGYLRLDDSGAGAPHLSVLLSQQPRAFQEHVFEKASGPAAASGHTEESSVTSVTRALSDLSTREEEDMAYLERRYQDRC; translated from the exons ATGGAGAGAATATGTCTTGACAAGACTGCATCTAAGGCAGTGGACGACTATCTGGAGTACAGGAG GATCGTGGGTGAAGACGATGGCGACAGACTATTCTCCCCAGAGGAATATGAAGAGTACAAGAGAGCAGTGTTTCCCCAGAGACTACACAACAGGCTGTATGTGAGCTTTGGAGTGCCAGGGGGAATAGACTGTAAACTCATCGGCCCAGAGACACCTTGCTTCTGCACACACAG GTACAAACAGCATCAGACAGACTTTGAGGAGGTTCCTTCGGAGCGCCCGATAGCACTACCATGCCGAGTTCAAGGGTGTCAGTGTTTGGCCTTTCAGTACGTGCACCTGAACGGGTCGCAGCCTGTACGTTGCAGGTGCAAACACTCTGCCTACGACCACAGTGAGACCTCAGAACACCTCTGTGGGAAAT GCTCATCCTGCTCTGGGTTCCAGAGCCCCTACAGCTGTGGGTGTGGCCAGCCTAGCTTCGCCCACCAGACGCTGGTGGAGACGAAGGCAGAACGGGAGGCCCGGGGTTGTCCGGTGGGCAGAGACGTTCCATACGCAGCCATGGGGGGTCTGACAGGGTTCAGCTCCCTGGCTGACGGGTACCTGAGACTGGACGATAGCGGGGCAG GTGCCCCTCAcctgtctgttctgttgtctcAACAACCAAGAGCTTTCCAGGAGCATGTGTTTGAGAAAGCCTCAGGACCAGCAGCAGCCTCCGGACATACAG AGGAGAGTTCAGTGACGTCCGTGACCAGGGCTCTGTCTGACCTCAGCACCAGAGAGGAAGAAGACATGGCGTACTTGGAGAGACGCTACCAGGACAGG
- the ccdc126 gene encoding coiled-coil domain-containing protein 126 isoform X1, which translates to MLGRNMSQKLSGLLIILGLAWGLMLLRYTVQQPRHKSSGELRQQILELSRRYVKVLNEENQNTLGGPQGPSMAGYADLKRTIAVLLDDILTRLVKLEGKMELVANTSATNSSHPAAGSLASAPVALHKQDTPGNHRLETPRLPPQTPNRPRPGGLQTAAVFEDVCGQQQSINNSRGNEQMFVLCGVFKDADDEYEWHSHPDILSLGQTDYEFAASLNLIHIRSCSTKQCTHGSFGNYVFEFAEAPGVNM; encoded by the exons ATGCTGGGGAGAAACATGTCCCAGAAGCTGAGTGGGCTGCTGATAATCTTGGGGCTGGCGTGGGGGCTCATGTTGCTGCGCTACACCGTGCAGCAGCCGCGCCACAAGAGCAGTGGCGAGCTACGCCAACAGATCCTGGAGCTGAGCCGGCGATATGTCAAGGTGCTCAACGAGGAGAaccagaacacactgggaggACCGCAGGGCCCCTCCATGGCCGGTTATG ctgatctGAAGAGGACCATAGCAGTGTTGCTGGACGACATCCTGACGCGCCTGGTCAAGCTGGAGGGGAAGATGGAGCTAGTCGCCAACACTTCAGCCACTAACTCCTCCCATCCTGCAGCAGGCTCCCTGGCCTCAGCTCCAGTTGCCTTACACAAGCAGGACACGCCAGGCAACCACCGCCTGGAAACACCTCGCCTCCCTCCACAAACACCCAACAGACCTCGCCCAGGG GGTCTACAAACTGCGGCTGTCTTTGAGGATGTCTGTGGGCAGCAACAAAGCATCAACAACAGTAGAGGAAATGAACAAATGTTTGTACTCTGTGGAGTCTTCAAGGACGCTGATGACGAATATGAATGGCACAGCCACCCTGATATTTTATCCCTTGGACAGACCGACTACGAATTTGCTGCTTCTTTAAATCTCATCCATATCAGAAGTTGCTCAACTAAACAATGCACTCATGGTAGTTTTGGAAATTATGTATTTGAGTTTGCAGAAGCTCCTGGTGTTAATATGTAG
- the ccdc126 gene encoding coiled-coil domain-containing protein 126 isoform X2: MLGRNMSQKLSGLLIILGLAWGLMLLRYTVQQPRHKSSGELRQQILELSRRYVKVLNEENQNTLGGPQGPSMAGYADLKRTIAVLLDDILTRLVKLEGKMELVANTSATNSSHPAAGSLASAPVALHKQDTPGNHRLETPRLPPQTPNRPRPGV; the protein is encoded by the exons ATGCTGGGGAGAAACATGTCCCAGAAGCTGAGTGGGCTGCTGATAATCTTGGGGCTGGCGTGGGGGCTCATGTTGCTGCGCTACACCGTGCAGCAGCCGCGCCACAAGAGCAGTGGCGAGCTACGCCAACAGATCCTGGAGCTGAGCCGGCGATATGTCAAGGTGCTCAACGAGGAGAaccagaacacactgggaggACCGCAGGGCCCCTCCATGGCCGGTTATG ctgatctGAAGAGGACCATAGCAGTGTTGCTGGACGACATCCTGACGCGCCTGGTCAAGCTGGAGGGGAAGATGGAGCTAGTCGCCAACACTTCAGCCACTAACTCCTCCCATCCTGCAGCAGGCTCCCTGGCCTCAGCTCCAGTTGCCTTACACAAGCAGGACACGCCAGGCAACCACCGCCTGGAAACACCTCGCCTCCCTCCACAAACACCCAACAGACCTCGCCCAGGGGTATAG